The genomic DNA acCCGTGATCAGATGACGTTAATTAATGTAGATCGTCCTGGGTAATCTGGGCGGGTCTGAGCCAATCAGTTAAAAGCCTTAAAGCAGGACTGAAGCTCTCTTAGAAGAAATCCCACTTGGGGACAGCAGCTGCAACCTGTGTCACCAGCTCATGCCAGGCCCCACAATCACATAAACCAAttatgtatgtgcacacatagtcTCCTACTCATTCTTGTTTGAACTCTGTTAACACTGATATTAAGGACAAGACCAGAAATGGTTGTCAAAAGACACTTGTGCAAATCTCCCAGGAGCACTCAATCCAGCCCTTGCCCAGACATGATTTAGAACTGAGGCCCATCACTCCATTGAGTGTAGATAACCCTAAATAACAGTCTCTAAGTCTCAGGgacctcatctgaaaaatgagaacaTCAGGTTTCTTGGCAGtgactaacatatatatatatatatatagtaagtgCTAGCAATAGATAGCTGAAACCTTTACACAGTTAACCCCATAAACTGCCCAAGCTCACTCAGCTGGGAAGGCTGGATTCAAACCCTAGTCTCCAGCTAAACTCCCAGCATGCCACTGACTTATCTGCAGCTCACAGTGCCACAAGCCATGCAAGATGCTGGGAAAAGGGCAAACCCAGCCACAAGCTGGGAAAGCTGCGGGGAGCCCAACCACTGCCAGCCCAATGTACCCCAGCAAGAAAACCTCTTTCCTATATCCCCTGGCCAACTTGGCTTCCTGTAGCCAAATATAACCCCCAGACGCACCTTGTAGAACTTTCTGaggttttctttctgtgtctggttaaTTACAGTGAGAACACGGGCAATGGACTTGCGGACGACTCGGCTACAATACAAAAAAAGAAGTCAGTGAGGTGAGGCAGATCAGGAAAAGACCTTCAATCTCAAGCCAAAAATTTATCCTAAAACTATGAAGAGCCAACCAACGCCAATATGAATGAACTAACACAAAGGATCATGCAACAAACCAAGCAACCAGGCTGACATAAGAAATTGCAGGAGAGGCCAGTGAGGAGGGAGACACATTTGGGAAGCAGAAATGCTATCGGGGAGGAAGGCACTGAAGCTAGGAGCAGGCTTGGGAGAAGTTAACTTGTAGTCATGTTAAACGTGAGATATGCCAGGGGATGAAGGAAGGCCACTCAGCGGCTGACTGGACAACACGACTGTCCATGATTCAGTGTGCAACTCTGCTCACCTGTTTCCCAACTcgtgcaatcctcccaccctacccccacaagGTTGTTTTCAGGGTTGGCATTCATTTTATATTAGAGGGAAAAAACCTATGGAATGTCcagtgccatggctcacacctgtaatcccagctactcaggagaaccaggtgggagaatcacttgaggccaggagttcaagacctggcCTTGACAAggcagggcaacacagtgagacccccatctctacaaagtatttaaaaattagctggacatggtggcaggtgcctgtagtcccagctactcgggaggctgaggcatgaagattgcttgaaccccggagtttgaggctgcagtgagctatggtcatgtcACTGCACCCCagcgtgggtgacagagtgagaccctgtcacaaaaaaaatacaaaaaaacctaTGGGAACTAAACCAAGGTAGTGATCAACCAAGGTAGTGATCAGACAGTATGTGGCAGAAATGAATTTATACCCAAGTCAACTAACTCCAAACCCATGTTCCCTTCCCAAGTCTCCTTGACCCTCATCCATGTAAGTCAAAGTTACACTGCAGCTAAAGGATGAGGCACCCACCTACCAAATGAGAGAAGATGTAGAAAAGAGTCAACTAAGCGCTGGTGGGAAGATGGAAAGAAAGGGTCCAGGTAGGCTCTGAGGCAGGATTAAGAGGCGTTTACAGGGACACCCAGTTGTTTCTCCAGCTAAAAAATCCGAGCAAGGACACTCCAGGAAGGAGGACCGCAGGGTCAAAGGCAGGTAAGAGGGTAAGCACACAGCGGGGTGTCCACGTGACCCAAGCACGCACTGAGTGTGCACCTAAACGGACAAGTCCTTAAGCCAACTTCGAAAATCCAGACGCTCCCGATACACACAGGCTCCTACCCCCAGAGGCCTGTGATCCGGCCGCCCGTCTCTTACATCTTGGAGAGTTTGGACGCCGCACCGCCTGTCACTTTGGCGACACGAAGCTGGGACAACTCCACTTTCAGGTCGTCCAGCTGTTTCAGCAACTCCTCCTTCTTCTTGCCGCGAAGGTCCCGAGCCTTAATCTTGGCCTGTGTGCGAGGAAAGGTCTGGGTTAGCCAGCCTGCGGGTCCGGCTCCCCTCCACCCGCGCCATGGCCAGCCCCGGAAGGCGCGCGCCTCACCCCCGGCGGCCCGGCACCGCCCGCACCCCCAGGCAGGGTAACCGAGGCCCGCGGGCGCGCCCTCGCCCAGGCCGGCTACCAGGCAGAGCCGCTACCCGCACCGTGCACCCGCGAAGACGCGCGTCTCTCCTGGCCCAAGCACAGAAGAGAAGACGGAAGGCGGGTTGTGGCGGCCCTGGGCCTTTCTGCGCGGCGCCTCACGGCCCGGCCGACAGATGGGACCCGGGGGCTCAATCCGCGCCCCTGGCTCCAGTCCCCACACCCCACAGCGCACGGATGGCGTCCGATTCCCTCAGCCTCACCATTGCTACTCAGCCGCTACCGCCGCCGCCTGCTttgagggaaagaggaagaggcgGGGCTGACCTCGGTAACTACTGCCGGGTGGCGGCGGACGCGGCCAATGGCGCCGCCCCTGCGGAGGGTCGCCGTGGTACGGCCTgtcccgcccctccccgccccgagGTGCTCGCCTTTTCCCAGGCTCGCTGGGCTGCTTGCTTAGGTCGGCGTTACTTCCTAAGCTGCTGAGTTGAGGGAACCAAGGTCGAGGGTGGGTGGCAGCTTACCAGGATGCCATAGTAAGGCCTCGAATTCGTCCATTCAGTCATTtattccttcactcattcattagGGAAAGCTTGCAGATCTTCCAACCTGTGCTgtgttgctatgagctagacgcAGGTGGTCTGAGGATGGTGAGTGGATGAGGGGGTGAGGGTTTTCAAAGATGAGTTCACGAGGTGGCGGGAGCGGGAGGGGCCATGCCAGACAGTTATAACCCAAATCCATAGAGGTTCTGGTGGAGGCAGCATGTGAAAAGAGCATTCATagactttgaaaattattttgagatagagtctcactttgtcgcctgggctagagtgcagtggcgtcatcatagctcactgcaatctaacactcctgggctcaggtgatcctcctgcctcagcctcccaggtagctgggactacagttgcgtgccagcatgcccagctaatttttctatttttgtagagactaggtcttgctctttctcaagctggtctcgaactcctggcctcaaacgatcctcccgccttggcctcccaaaatgctaggattacaggcattagccacggcacccagccccATGGCCTTTTTCTAAAGTGAACCAGAACGGGTTTCAAATTCTTGTTGTTGCCAGGTACCAGTTGAAATTTTTGGCAAATATCCTCCCCTCTcttcagtctcagttttctcacctatgaGTGGGGGCATTTATGAGGATTAGAGAAGAGACGTATAACTCATTTAGCATAAGACCTGATGCATACATTACAATTGCTCAAATATTCGGTATTTATATTCCCAGTAAAACAAACACTTGAGTCAGCCCTGAAAGTTAAATGGGAATTCACAAACCAGGGAAGATGTTTAGGCTTTTTGAATGGGCACTTCCATTGTTGCCCCAACTAGCCTACATTAATCTTAATTGGCACTCCAGTGTGTCACTCCATTGTCATTAGCAAGCAATACAACCTCTTAGAGATCTTAAATCAAAGCTGTCCTCTTGTTGCTGTCAGGTTTCATCTCCTCTAGGGAACCTTCTTCCATCCCCTTATAGGTAGCAACCTCCCCTTGTGTCCCAAGCCTTCTGTACAATCCTCTCGTTAGCCCCAATCATACtgagttaaaattatatatttatgtgtctaTTTCCACAGCCAATCTGGAAGTTCCCTGGGAACAGAACCATGGCTGACACGTGATTTGGTTTTTCTAGTCTCTAGTACATGaatgtttgttggatgaattaATTCTTGCTGGCCTTGCTCCAGACCACGGTGAGGCAGGCTTCCAGGAGATAGGGGGATATGAGAAAAAGGGTAAAGAAGAGGGCAATCTTGGCATGTCACTCATAAATGAAGTACATAGAGGCTTTGCTGTCATAGTTCCCAAATGCTTATACTTCTATCAGAGTAAATGACCATGTACATCTTTTTTGAACTGGAAGCCATTTGTGACTCCTGTTTTTCTTATATGCCACATCCAATCCACCAGCAAATCCTGTGGgctctgccttcaaaatatacCCAACCTGTTCCCATCCCTCTTATTGGCACCTGCCTGGCTTGAGCTACCATTACATGTCCCCTGTATAGTTGGTGTCACCTTCTAAATCACCTACTTTGGCTCTCATTCCTAGATGTGTTCTCAATACAGCTGCTAGAGGGCCCCTTTTCAAAATTAAGTCAGAAGccagatcatgtcacttctctgatTTCCAGGGCTGTCCCATCTGAGTTAAGACTGAATCCCTTCCTCAGCCTACAGAATCCTACACAATTCCCCAAACTCCCATCTCATCTCATCTTTCTTCTATTCCACTATGAACTTGCTGTTTCTGGAATGTACCAAGCCCAGCCtgtctctgagcctttgcttggctccctccttccttttcttcaagTCCCTGTTCAGTGTTACCTCCTGTGGGACACTTCCTTTGACTGTTTTACCTAAGGTACCTCTGGGCActgtgtgatttttctttctttcagcactcAGTCCTCCCTGACATAGTATaaagtggatttttaaattgTCTCCCTGACTGAAATGGAAACACATGACCACGAGCTGGGACATTATTACATTCACCAGTTTGTTTGGGGGCTGTTTCCTTCCCTGTAAAATGGGCATTTCTGGTTGAAAGTTCCTTCTGACCAGGATGTTCTGGGGATACAGATTTCTGTGTTCTTGTGGCCTGCTTGGCTCACAGATATTTCTTCCCAGGTATGGAGCTGAAATGTAGTTGGGCTTTGCCTGTTTCCAGGACCCCTCTGACTTTTATTCAGCACCTGTTTCACACTATGTGAGTCTGTATCTTTAGCCTCCAAGATTAGGTTGCATCATAGTCTGGTGATATTTTCTTTGATGTGTAGACAGTTCAATGAGAAGTATTCAAAGCAATAAAACTGAGATACATTTCAAATactgacttttattaaaaagaggaCTATTATATGAAAATGGCTGTCATACTATTATATGAAAAGGCTCATTTTACCCTAAGGCTAAGGCCAATTAACAGAATCCCTCAGGCAACAATCCAGGCACCTAATCCTGGCACCCAAGAGTCGTCCTTGACTGCCCCAACACCCTCTCCCTCCATCTCAGATTTTGAGAATTCTGTTTCCTACCAAGAAATGTCTCTCCAGCCAGGCCTGACTTCTCAGTCCCCAGTACCTCACCCTTCCTGCAAGGATAGTGGCCACGAAGCCATCTCCCTCTCCTGGCCCCCCATCCGCCAGACCAAGGTGACTGCCACACACGCGGGA from Microcebus murinus isolate Inina chromosome 12, M.murinus_Inina_mat1.0, whole genome shotgun sequence includes the following:
- the RPL35 gene encoding large ribosomal subunit protein uL29, with the translated sequence MAKIKARDLRGKKKEELLKQLDDLKVELSQLRVAKVTGGAASKLSKIRVVRKSIARVLTVINQTQKENLRKFYKGKKYKPLDLRPKKTRAMRRRLNKHEENLKTKKQQRKERLYPLRKYAVKA